In one Achromobacter spanius genomic region, the following are encoded:
- a CDS encoding FUSC family protein: MNKKEQAENTDGGDRRRSGRGFVKQQVQGTWRELIRVNASDRRWEMPLAAALSSGLPLMVGAYFGRMDYGLMSSLGGMVFLSLPNASLQQRMMMLLAASFGMVACYAVGALTQFWPTATIAALTLIAMLVNMVCRCYRLGPPGSLFFIMATAIAAYTPGSIEDVPMRVGMVALGCLVACLVAFAYSLHMTRVAPPPPDTPLPKPTFDFVVYDSVIIGLFVGISLLVAELLQLPRPYWVPVSCLAIIQGASLWAAWNRQLHRILGTALGLCVAWALLSLPLNVWTLAAVMMALSFGIETLVVRHYASAVALITPLTIFLAEAPHLGQGYPAEVIEARFVDTVIGAFIGVLGAVLLHNQRIRPRLSRWMRAVLPNRVN; encoded by the coding sequence ATGAACAAGAAAGAGCAGGCGGAAAATACGGATGGCGGCGACCGGCGCCGATCGGGCCGCGGCTTCGTCAAGCAGCAGGTGCAGGGCACCTGGCGTGAACTGATCCGCGTCAATGCCAGTGACCGGCGCTGGGAGATGCCGCTGGCGGCAGCCCTGTCTTCCGGCCTGCCCTTGATGGTGGGCGCGTATTTTGGCCGCATGGATTATGGCCTGATGTCCAGCCTGGGCGGCATGGTGTTTCTTAGCCTGCCCAACGCGTCCTTGCAGCAACGGATGATGATGCTGCTGGCCGCGTCCTTTGGTATGGTGGCCTGCTATGCGGTCGGCGCGCTGACGCAGTTTTGGCCCACGGCCACGATCGCGGCGCTGACCCTGATCGCGATGCTGGTGAACATGGTGTGCCGCTGCTATCGGCTGGGGCCGCCGGGCAGCTTGTTCTTCATCATGGCAACCGCCATTGCCGCGTACACGCCCGGCAGCATCGAGGATGTGCCCATGCGGGTAGGCATGGTGGCGTTGGGTTGCCTGGTGGCCTGCCTGGTGGCGTTTGCGTATAGCCTGCACATGACGCGCGTGGCGCCGCCGCCGCCCGATACACCCTTGCCCAAACCCACGTTCGATTTTGTGGTGTATGACTCGGTCATCATCGGCCTGTTCGTCGGTATCTCTTTATTAGTGGCCGAATTGCTGCAACTGCCGCGTCCGTATTGGGTGCCGGTCAGTTGCCTGGCGATTATCCAGGGGGCAAGCCTTTGGGCGGCGTGGAACCGGCAACTGCACCGGATACTGGGTACGGCGCTGGGCTTGTGCGTGGCGTGGGCATTGTTGAGTTTGCCGCTGAACGTGTGGACGCTGGCCGCCGTCATGATGGCGCTGTCGTTTGGGATTGAGACCCTGGTGGTTCGGCACTATGCCAGCGCCGTGGCGCTGATCACCCCGTTGACCATCTTCCTGGCGGAAGCGCCGCATCTGGGGCAGGGCTATCCGGCGGAAGTGATCGAGGCGCGCTTTGTGGATACGGTGATTGGCGCGTTCATCGGTGTGCTGGGTGCGGTGCTGCTGCATAACCAGCGCATTCGCCCGCGATTAAGCCGGTGGATGCGCGCGGTTTTGCCAAATCGTGTGAACTGA
- a CDS encoding LysR substrate-binding domain-containing protein — protein sequence MNAFTAAARHLSFSKAGKELFVTQSAISRHIATLESYLGHALFIRATNGLQLTRMGATYLSLIRPALHTLESATSQVMATQQSAKSLNVSAAPTFAAQWLFPRLKTFREFNPDISINFVRYSVADYKSTELDFDASIQYGYGDWHDGDAKYLTGRETRLVCSREYLEQHPIASLEDIKQCTLLQHIEIPLSWEYWFSTYLGDYDRARFGPGFNLFSMIIQAASSGFGVALMPHCLIEKELATGQLVDVFDRTFESPLGYYLCAPNWRSNMESYDRLSQWLSHECLHAAALEGMPAQAAKPALDCPYCGADTVGSPD from the coding sequence TTGAATGCGTTTACCGCAGCGGCGCGCCACTTGTCGTTTTCCAAGGCGGGCAAGGAATTGTTCGTAACGCAAAGCGCCATCAGCCGGCACATCGCCACGCTGGAAAGCTATCTGGGACACGCGCTGTTCATCCGCGCCACCAACGGGCTGCAACTGACCCGCATGGGCGCCACCTATCTCAGCCTGATCCGGCCCGCGCTGCACACGCTGGAAAGCGCCACGTCGCAAGTCATGGCCACGCAGCAGTCCGCCAAATCGCTGAACGTATCGGCCGCGCCCACCTTCGCCGCGCAGTGGCTGTTTCCCCGCTTGAAGACCTTTCGCGAGTTCAATCCCGATATCTCGATCAACTTCGTGCGTTATAGCGTGGCGGATTACAAAAGCACCGAACTGGATTTCGATGCCTCCATTCAATATGGCTACGGAGATTGGCACGATGGCGACGCCAAGTATCTGACCGGGCGTGAAACCCGTTTGGTGTGTTCCCGCGAGTATCTGGAACAGCACCCCATCGCCAGCCTGGAAGACATCAAACAGTGCACCCTGCTACAGCACATTGAAATTCCGCTGTCTTGGGAATATTGGTTTTCCACCTATCTCGGCGATTATGACCGCGCGCGATTCGGCCCCGGGTTCAATCTGTTTTCGATGATTATCCAGGCCGCATCGTCGGGCTTTGGCGTGGCCTTGATGCCGCATTGCCTGATCGAAAAGGAATTGGCCACGGGGCAGTTGGTGGACGTGTTCGACCGCACGTTTGAAAGCCCGCTGGGTTACTACCTGTGCGCGCCGAACTGGCGCAGCAATATGGAAAGCTATGACCGCCTGAGCCAATGGCTGTCGCACGAGTGTTTGCATGCGGCGGCGTTGGAAGGCATGCCGGCACAAGCGGCTAAGCCCGCTTTGGATTGCCCTTATTGCGGGGCGGACACGGTCGGCTCGCCTGACTAG